The Sebastes umbrosus isolate fSebUmb1 chromosome 23, fSebUmb1.pri, whole genome shotgun sequence genome contains a region encoding:
- the ndufb2 gene encoding NADH dehydrogenase [ubiquinone] 1 beta subcomplex subunit 2, mitochondrial, with product MSSFGRALGVFRTGTQLLRRGRQQITTRKAGGGPHIEPQYRQYPQLTKNQKFQSELLSGAMWFWILWHCWHDPDAVLGHFPWPDASEWTDEELGIPADDEE from the exons ATGTCTTCTTTTGGGAGGGCGTTAGGAGTCTTTAGGACAGGAACTCAGCTCCTCAGACGAGGTAGACAACAGATAACGACCAGAAA gGCTGGCGGAGGACCGCACATTGAGCCACAGTACAGGCAATATCCCCAGCTAACGAAGAACCAGAAGTTCCAGTCCGAGCTCCTTAGTGGTGCCATGTGGTTCTGGATCCTCTGGCACTGCTGGCACGACCCTGATGCAGTCCTG GGTCACTTCCCCTGGCCTGATGCTTCCGAATGGACCGACGAGGAGCTCGGAATCCCAGCAGATGACGAGGAATAA